From Candidatus Goldiibacteriota bacterium HGW-Goldbacteria-1, a single genomic window includes:
- the nadD gene encoding nicotinate (nicotinamide) nucleotide adenylyltransferase, protein MDKAKKVGIFGGTFNPPHVGHYLLAKDVKKQFGLDKIFFVPSYLPPHKDHAGIIDSGHREKMTQLLISGDPDFILSEYEIKKQGISYSINTIKYFMTEFPGKEFYFITGSDAFYFIETWKDYKELLKLIKFIIFERTDFSREKVIKKHPEAADMFWANPHLIDLSASELRTRIKYGNNIREEVGAAVWEYINKNQLYK, encoded by the coding sequence GTGGATAAAGCAAAAAAGGTGGGGATTTTCGGCGGTACGTTTAACCCCCCTCACGTCGGGCATTACCTGCTGGCAAAGGATGTAAAAAAACAATTCGGGCTGGACAAAATATTTTTTGTGCCTTCATACCTTCCGCCGCACAAGGACCACGCGGGAATAATAGATTCCGGGCACAGGGAAAAAATGACGCAGCTTTTAATATCCGGCGACCCGGATTTTATCCTGTCGGAATATGAAATTAAAAAGCAGGGGATATCTTATTCAATCAATACCATAAAATATTTTATGACGGAATTTCCGGGCAAGGAATTTTATTTTATCACAGGGTCAGACGCGTTTTATTTTATTGAAACATGGAAAGATTATAAAGAACTTCTTAAGCTTATAAAATTCATAATATTTGAACGCACGGATTTTTCCAGGGAAAAAGTCATAAAAAAACACCCCGAAGCCGCGGATATGTTTTGGGCAAACCCGCACTTAATTGACCTGTCAGCGTCAGAATTAAGGACGCGCATAAAGTACGGCAATAATATCCGCGAAGAAGTGGGCGCTGCGGTGTGGGAATACATCAATAAAAATCAGCTGTACAAATAG